A segment of the Vagococcus hydrophili genome:
AGCCGGCATTCCTTCTGTCGCTTCCATGTCTATTGAAAATCCTGCAACAGACGCGTTTAAAAATGACATTACCATTGTTAAAATGCCTAAAAAAGGTGGCATTGGTTTACAAGATTCATTTAAACACATGGCTTTAGTTACTTCAAAAAAAGCTCATAAAGAAGAATTACTAGAGTGTTCAGACTATATTTTTTAATCCAAAAAGGGGTAGTTGGTATTCACCAACTACCCCTTTTTTCTATTTTTCTACTATTAATACAGTTTCGTTTTGATTCACAGTACTTTGAGATGTAACTGTCATTTTTCCATAATCTGATGTATTCGTTACAATCAACATGACTGTCGAATCTAAACCATTTTGTTTAATTTTGTCACGATCAAATGTTCCTAGTTTCTCACCTTGAGCCACTTTTTGACCTTTAGAAACAAAGCTTTCAAAACCATTTTCTGACATTGAAACTGTATCAATCCCAATATGAATCAATAACTCTACGCCACTATCAGTCACCATTCCATAAGCATGATTACTTTCATATAAGGCTGTAATTTCACCACTTAAAGGCGCGTATACGTCACTACTATTTGGAATAATTGCGACACCTTTCCCCATGGCTTCCGATGAGAAAACTGGATCAGAAACAGTCTTTAAATCAATGATTTCTCCAGTGACAGGTGTTAAAATTTTTTCACCTATTGCTTTTTCTACCATTACTTCTTCCATAACAGCTTCTTCTGTCATTTTTTTCTTACCATACATAAATGTTAAGGTGAATGAAATGACAATACTAATCACAATTCCGATCATAAATGCCGGTATTGATGGTGTTGCAATTGAGATAAAACCAATCACACTCGCAGGCCCCATGGCTGTTGCTAATACATGGAAGAAACCGATAAATGCTGAGGCAATACCTGAGGCAATCATGGCACAAATGAATGGGTATTTGAGTTTTAAATTTACCCCAAAAATAGCTGGCTCAGTGATTCCTAACATGGCTGATAAACTTGCTGATGAGGCTAAACTTTTTTGTTTCTCATTTTTTGTTAAGAAGAAAACCGCTAAGGCTGCTCCCCCTTGAGCCACATTTGCCATTGAAGCAACTGGGAATATAAATGAACCTCCCGTTTTTGCAATATCTGCTAAAAGCGTGGTTTCGATTGCTGGGAAACTTTGATGTAATCCAGTAATAACAATTGTTGAATAAAAGGTTCCAAAGATTCCCATGCCAAATGCACCTGTTGCTTCATACAACCATACTAAACTATCTGTTAATCCGTCCGAGACACCACGCATGAATGGTCCTACAATTGCAAAGGTTAAGAAACCTGTAATGATAATACTTAACATTGGTGTAAAGGTAAAATCAAGGGCTTTACTTATATGTCTATGGAAGAATTTTTCTAGATTGGCTAAAATAAATGCCACTGCTAAAACTGGTAAAACGGAACCTTGATAACCAGCTTGTGCAATATTCATACCAAACACATTCCAATAAGGCATTGTGCCTTCTGCAATCGCATTCGCTACACCATAACCATTCACTAAGTCTGGCATAACCATTGCCATTCCCATAGCAGCTCCTAAATAAGGATTCCCACCAAATCGTTTAGTTGCAGAAAAACCAACTAAAATTGGCAGAAAAGCAAATGGTGCAGCTGATAATAAATTAATGATAGATGCTAAATCTTTGATATTAGGATACATCTCAACCACTGATTGAGGACCAAATAATCCTTGAGAGGTTAAGACATTATTAATTGCCATCAGTAAACCACCAGCAACTAAGGCTGGAACGATAGGTACAAAAATATCTGACAATACTTTGATTAATTGCATAAATGGGTTAGGCTTTTTACCTGAACTATTAGCTATCTCTTTTAAATCCTCTGTTGAAGCTTCTTTTACTTTTGTAAGCGAAATCAATTCTTTATAAACTTTATCAACATCTCCAGGACCGATGATAATTTGATATTGACCATTTGCTTCAAAGGTTCCTTTCACATCATCATTTGTATCTAAAGCCGTTTGATTAATTTTCTCTTTATCTTTAACGACTAGTCTTAAACGCGTCGCACAATGTGCTGCTCCAACTAAATTTCCTTCCCCTAAGGCTAGTTGAATCTCTTTAGCAACTTTTTTATGATTCATCTTTCTCTCCCCTTTTTAATTTTTTTAATCTTTATATTCTCTATCATACTTAGAATTCTTAAAATGTCAAACGATTAACAATTATTTTTTAGATTATTTTAAACACGCTTTCTTTATAGCTTTTAAAAGATTCATATTTTTGTTATGCGTTTGACAAATAGTTTCTTTTTAATTATGATAAGTAAAAAAGGAGTTGAATTAAACATGACTCAATTAATAAACGAATGGACTCGAGAATTAAGATATCAACCTTACGATAGTTGGCATACAGACTACACGCAACAACTAAAAAACACCGTTAAAAAAGCGCCTTGGCGACTTGATTATCATGTTCAACCTAATACAGGACTTTTAAATGATCCTAATGGGTTTTCTTATTTTAATAATAAATGGCATCTTTTTTATCAATATTATCCCTTTGGTCCTGTTCACGGACTCAAATCATGGTATCACCTCACCTCAGATAATCTAATTGATTGGGTAAATGAAGGCGTGGCTATCGAACCTACTAATCAATTCGATAGTCACGGTGTTTATTCAGGAACTGCTCTTCCCATTGATGATTCCTTATTCCTTGCCTACTCTGGAAATGTTAGAGATGAGAATTGGCAGCGGAAATCTTATCAATTAGGAGCTAAGATGTCTAAAGAGGGGCACATGCAAAAATTAGAACACCCTCTAATTGATTTTCCGATTAAGGGTTATACTGATCATGTTCGTGACCCACAAATCATTCCTTATGAAGAGGGCTATTTAATGATTTTAGGGGCACAAGATACCAATGAAAAAGGACAAGTTATACTTTTTCAATCTGAAAATTTAACTAACTGGGAGTTTATTGGTAACTTGGACTATGCAGATGAAGAGATGGGCTTCATGGTAGAATGCCCTAATCTTTTATTTATTGAGGAGAAACCACTACTTATTTTTTGTCCTCAAGGTTTGAATAAAAATGTCTTACCTTATGACAACATCTACCCCAATACATATATTTTAGGTTCTGATTTTGATTTAAAGACAGTCACGATTAAAGATGCGACACCTTTACAACAACTAGATTATGGCTTTGATGTTTATGCTACTCAAGCTTTTACAAATAATAATAATCGCCATCTCAGTGTCAGTTGGGTTGGACTTCCAGAAGTGGACTATCCTAGCTTTAAAGATGGCTGGGCTCACTGTTTAAGTTTAGTCAAAGAACTGACCATCAGAAACGGGAAACTCCATCAGTTCCCTATAGCTGAAACGAAAGAATTGCGCCAAGATAAACAGTTGATTGAAGGAACTCTTTCTTCAGAAAATCAAATACTCACTCAACCAAAAAACAACTCTTATGAACTAAATTTATCTTTTGATGCAAACTCTTCTGGAGTGATTCATCTTATGAGGGATGAATCTTTAGACAAGTCATTCAAACTTACTTTTGATACCAAACTAGGAAAACTAATAGTTGACCGAGGGCAAGTAGGCGTTCCTTTTGCAGAAGCGTTTGGAACTACAAGAGAATTAGAATTAACCAAATATTCTTCCCTTGAACTGGACATTTTTGTGGATCAATCAATTATTGAAATCTTCGTTAATAAAGGCTCAGAAGTTATAACGAGTCGTGTATTCCCAAATTCTAATCAAACTAATTTAAAGATTGAAGGACAAGGTGGCAGTTATTTTGGTACAATGTATTCACTACGCAAGATGAAAAATTAAGTTAGGTGAAAATCATGACAATAAAATTAACGGACGTTGCTAAAAAAGCTGGCGTCTCTCCCACAACTGTTTCTCGTGTCATTAATAACTACGGCTCATTAAGTCAAAAAACAATCGATAAAGTCCATCAAGCAATGGAGGAACTAAATTACGTTCCAAATTCTCTTGCCCGTTCTCTACAAGGAAAAGGCACCCAATTGATTGGCTTAATCTTCCCCTCTATTTCCAATCCATTTTACGGAGAGTTAGTGGAAAAAATTGAAGAAAATTTATTCAATAAAGATTACAAAGTTATTTTATGTGATAGTGCTCGTGACACTGAAAAAGAACGTAGCTACCTTAGAATGTTAATCGGAAATAAAGTTGACGGTGTCATTACAGGCTCTCACAATCTAGGAATCAAAGAATATGAAAATGTTAGCTTACCCATTGTTTCTTTTGACCGTTATTTAGGTGACACGGTCCCAATCGTTGGTAGTGATAATTTCTTAGGCGGACAGCTTGCAACACAAGCTTTAATTGATGCTGGTTGTCAAAATATCGCAATTTTTTCCGGAAAGAATGATTCCATGTCTCCTACCAATCGACGAGTCGACGGTTACAAAATGGCGATCAGTAAGGCTGATTTATGTGAGCATACTTTTCACTTCCCATCTCCTACGTCACCCATCGTTAAATCTTCTGAGATCAAACAAATTTTAGAAGAACATGACTTTGATGGTATTTTTTGCACAGATGATTTAACAGCGATTTTAACCATTCAACAACTTGAAAAACTGAATCTTAATGTTCCTAAAGACGTTAAGGTGATTGGTTATGACGGCACACAATTTATCCAAAACTACTATCCTCATTTAGCAACCGTTGCTCAACCAATTGATGAGTATGCTAATCTGCTAGTTGAGTTATTATTAGAGAAAATCAAACACCCTGAAAAAGAACTTAAAAACTTTGAACTACCTGTTAAAGTTATAAAATCTAGCACACTTTAAAAAAGAAGCTCCTCTCAGTATTTTTCGAGAGGAGCTTCTTCTTTATTTATAAGAAACAGTAGATGGGGGAATTATCTACTGTTCTTTCTTTTCTTGGAGTTTATTGCGGTACATCTCAACCTCATCATCACTACAATAAACAAAATGATCTGGTGCGATTTCTTTTAACATTCGCGTTTTTCCGTCATCCGCTTGAGGTTTATATGTAATACGTTGACGTTTTCGCTCGTAATCAGGATCTGGCAATGGAATGGCAGACAGTAAACTTTCTGTATAAGGGTGTAAGCCGTTGTTGTAAATTTCTTCGGCAGAACCTACTTCTACTAATTTTCCAAAATACATCACACCAATTCGATCACTAATATATTTCACCATGGATAAATCATGGGCAATAAACAAGTACGTTAATTTTTCTTTTTCTTGTAGTTCTTGCAGTAAGTTAACAACCTGCGCCTGAATGGATACATCTAGAGCTGAAATCGGCTCATCACAAATGATAAATTTAGGTTCCACTGCTAAGGCTCTCGCAATCCCAATCCGTTGACGTTGCCCCCCTGAGAATTCATGAGGATAACGCGTTCCGTGACTTGGATCAAGTCCAACCGTTTTTAATAATTCATTCACACGATTTGTACGATCTTCATCCGTTTTAGCTAACTTATGTACGTCAATTCCTTCTGCAATAATGTCTTTGACTTTCATTCTTGGGTTAAGAGACGCGTAAGGATCTTGATAAATCATTTGAACATCTCGTCTAAATTGATTGAGATTTTGACGACCTTTGATTTTTGCCACATCTTCACCATTATATTTTATTTCACCACTTGTTGGTTGATACAAACGAATAATACTACGACCAGTTGTCGACTTACCACAACCAGACTCACCTACTAAACCGAATGTTTCCCCTTCATAAATAGTAAAACTAATGTCGTCTACAGCTTTTACTTCATCACTTCTGCCAACATTAAAGTGTTGTTTTAAATTATTAACTTCTAACAATAATTTTTTGTCTTTCACTTCACTCATCTAAATATCCCCCTTTCTACGCACCAAAGCGATCTTTGTATTTTTCACGACGACGAACAATTTCATCAGGTGGTGTTACTTTTGGTGCATTAGGCGCTAGTAACCAAGTTGCTGCTTTATGTGTTGGTGATACATCAAAGAACGGCGGCGCTTCTTCTGTATCAATTTGAAGCGCAAACTCATTACGTGGATAGAAAGCATCCCCTTTTGGTGGATCTAATAAATCTGGAGGAGATCCTGGAATTGCATAAAGTTCTTGTCCACGACTGTCTAATGTCGGCATTGAACTTAATAAGCCCCACGTATACGGGTGTTGTGGATTATAAAAAATCTCATCTGCAGTACCAATCTCAATAATTCGTCCACCATACATAACAGCAACACGGTCCGCCACGTTAGCTACCACCCCTAAATCATGGGTAATAAAGATAATCGATGTTTGAATTTTTTTCTGAATATCTTTCATTAAATCAATAATTTGTGCTTGAATTGTTACATCAAGCGCTGTGGTTGGTTCATCGGCAATCAAAACTTCTGGATAACAAATCAAAGCAATCGCAATCACGATCCTTTGACGTTGCCCTCCTGAAAATTGATGGGGATAATTTTTTAATCGTTTTTCCGCATTTGGAATACCTACTAATTTTAATAAATCTAAAGCACGATCTAAGGCATCCTTTTTGGAAATTTTACGATGCTTTCTTAATGATTCAGCAACTTGATTTCCAATATTCATGGTTGGATCAAGAGAAGTCATTGGATCTTGAAAAATCATCGCAATGTCTTTCCCGCGAATTGATTGCATCTCTTTCTCTGTTTTATGAACCAAATCTTCCCTTTAAATAAAATCTTACCCTCATCTATATTGGCATTATTGGCTAATAAACGCATGATTGTTCTTGTTGTGACTGATTTGCCTGAACCAGACTCACCTACGATTGCTAGTGTTTCACCTTTATGTAAATCAAAGTTTACCCCACGAATGGCGTGAACCTTACCAGCAAAAGTATCAAATGAGATATTTAAGTCTTTAACTTCTAATACTTTTTCCATTTTTTCATCACCATCCTAATCATTCATTTTCGGGTCAAAGGCATCACGTAACCCATCAGCAAGTAAGTTAAAACAAATCATAATAACTGATAACGTAATTGCCGGTGCCCACATTAAGTGAGGCAAGAATCTAAAAGTTTTATATCCTTCATTTAAAAGCGTTCCAAGTGAAGCTGTTGGAGGTGTTAATCCTAATCCAATGAAACTTAAGAAAGCTTCAAAGAAAATCGCTGATGGAATACTAAACATCATTTGTACGATAATAACACCAGAAATATTCGGTAAAATATGTTTAATGGCAATTTTAGATTGAGACTCGCCTAACGTTGTTGCAGCTAACACATATTCTTGATCTTTGATTTTTAACGCTTGGGCACGAACAATCCGAGCCATGGTAATCCAACCTGTCACGATCATCGCTAAGATAATCGACATAAGACCTGGCTTAAAAACCATTAACATTAAGATCATTACAACTAAGTTCGGAACACCAGAGAGAACTTCCAGTATCCGCTGCATGACGTTATCGGTTCGACCACCCTTCATTCCAGAGTAAAGTCCGTAGATAACCCCTATGGATAAATCGAGAAAAGCTGCCACAAAAGCAATAATTAAGGACATTCTTGTTCCCATTAACAAACGAGATAATTCGTCACGACCAAGCCCGTCTGTTCCCAAATAGAAATACTCACCTTCTGGAACTTTGGCTTGTTCGTATTTATCCACACGTTTACCGCCGACTTTGGCTGTTCCGTTAAAGCCGTCAATCCCAATACCAGGGATTTTTGGTGGTAAGTTAATATATTTAGGATTTTGTTTCGTTGGATCATGAGGTGATACCCAAATAGAACCAAAAGCTAACAGTGTAATGATTCCTAAAAGGATTAAAGAGATAACAGCTCCTTTATTCTTTTTAAGACGGCGCCATGAATCTTGCATAAAGTTTAATGAAGGGGCGCTGATTTTTTCACGATCTAAATTATTATCCATTGAAATTCTTTCAAATTTCTCAGCTGGAATATTTTTAATATCTAATTTTTCCATTAGTCTTTGCCACCTCCTGAAACGCGGATTCTTGGATCTACGATACCGTAAAGTAAATCAACAATTAAGATAACAACCACTAACATCGCTGAGAACATAATCGTTACAGCCATGATTGTTGGGTAATCATTGGTCATGATTGATTTTACAAATTGCTCACCAATTCCTGGTATTGCAAAAATGTTTTCTACTACAAGTGAACCTGTCATTAACGCAACAGCAAGTGGTCCAAGTAGGGTAATTAACGGGATTAAACTATTTCTTAATCCATGTCTAAAGACAACTTGTGTCCTACTTAATCCTTTAGCTCGCGCTAACTCAATGTAATCACTCCCTAGAACTTCAACCATTTCTGTTCTAATGAACCTCGCTGAGTCAGCAAGTGGTGACATGGACAGGGCTAAAGTTGGTAGAATCGTCGAGATAAATCCTTGATCCCACTTAGCAATTGGTAAAATACCTAATTGAATCGCAAATACGTATTGCAGTAAAACGGCGAATACAAAGTTAGGAATGGAGCGACCTAGAATGGCAATTAAGGTCGCTAGTGTATCCACCCATGTGTTTTGTTTCATGGCTGCAATAGCTCCTAAGATAATCCCTACAAATGTTCCGAAAATAATGGCTTGAACACCTAACTGGACAGATGGCCCAATTCTTTCTTTCAACAATTTAGAAACTGGTTGGTTTTTGAATTGGAAACTGGTTCCAAAATCACCTTGAACGATATTTCCCATGTAAATTCCATATTGTTGAATGACTGGCTTATCTAGTCCAGATTGCTCATTTAACATCTCGATTTGTTCTGGTGATAATTTTTCTTGATTAGCATATGGTGAACCAGGAAGTAATTTCATTAAAAAGAATGTGATCGTTGTAATCAACCATAGAGTGATTAACATGAACATCACACGTTTTAGAAAAAACTTGGCAAAATTCTTCATTTACTTTTCCCCCTTTAAAATATTTTGACAATGATTAATAAATGAATTAGAGTTAGTTTATCACTTTTGTAAGAAGGTATTATTTATGAAAAATAAGAAAAAAATAGCGATAAGTATCATTAGTTTATCACTAATTATCCCTCTCGTAACACTTTTATCAAAAAAAGAAATAACAACAACCTATCTTTCGGATAACTTCTTTTTGGTTTCACTCTTCTTTATTATTATTGGTGTCACTATCTTAGTTCTTTCATCTGGCTTTTTTGATTTTTTTCAAAAAAACATGAAACAACTAATGTGGCGCCGTAAAAGTAATGAACCAAAAGAATATATCCCACTTTCTCAAATCTTTGAGAAAAAACCAGTTTACTGGCTAAGTGTAGGTGGTACTCTTCTATTGATTAGTATCATTTTCGCCTTTTTATCTTAAATAATAAAAAAATCCTATAACTGGTTGGTTATAGGATTTTTTATTAGCTTGTTAAAGATAATCCTTATCCTTTTTTTATCTAAAAGTTTAACTAATCGACTTTATATGCCCACTTGTAGTCAAACATAGCGCCTGATGGATGTGATACTACTCCCTTAACCTTGTCAGAACGTAAATGAGCTTCTGCCTCTTGAATTAATGGAACAACACCGACTTCTTTAGTAATTAATTTCTCAGCATTGATCATATCTTCCCAACGTTTTTCAGGATCATTAACATTAGTTGTACTTGCTTCTTTAATTAATTTATCATATTCAGGGTTACTATAACGTCCACGGTTGTATGAGTTATCTCCAGTAAATAAATCTAAGAAGCTACTTGGATCTGGATAATCCGCAATCCAACCACCATAAACCATACTGAAATCACCTTTATTAGAACGATCTAGACGAACACTAAATGGTACTGGACTTAAATTAACTTTAAGACCTGGTAATTCTTCTTCTAAAGAACCTTTTAAGAATTCAATTGCTTTTTTAGAAGAATCAGTATCTGATGCTAATAAATCAACTTTGATAGTCTCTTTACCTAAATCTTTTTTAGCTTTTTCCCAATGCTCTTTAGCTTTTTTACTATCGTAACCTAATTCACTTCCAGCTTCTTCAGTAAAGTCTTTTCCACCTTTAGGATCTTTGGCAACATCTTTAGGTACTAATCCTTTAGAAGCAACTGAACCATCAGCTAAAATTTGGTTAGCTAAAGCTTCACGATCGATTGCATATGAAATAGCTTTTCTTAAATCTTCATTTTTGAATTCTGATTTATCATCACGTTGATTTAATTCAATGTAACGTGATGAAGCTTTCATCTCACTAACAAATTGTGGATCATCTGATTTTTGTTGAGCTAATTCTCCTGTTAGGATGATATCCTCAGCTTTACCACTTTCAAATAAGTTTAAGCTAGTTGATGCTTCTTTAACCACACTCACGTTAATCTTATCTAATTTAACTGTTTCTTTATCCCAATATTGATCATTTTTAACATATGACCATTCTGTATCAGTTCCTGGTCCATCAAAATCAGCTAATTTGAACGGTCCATTATACACAGCTTTTTCACTTGTTGTTGTGTATTCTTTTCCATACTTTTCAACGATATCTTCACGTTGAGGCATGTAAGTTGTGAAAGCTAATAAGTAATCAAAGTATGGTGTTGCTTTTTCTAAAGTCACTTCCAACTCATAGTCACTAACTGCTTTGATTCCTAACTCACTTTTATCTTTCTTACCTGCTGTAATTTCAGCTGCATTTTTTACTGGTTCATGTAAGTAAGCATATTCAGATTGTGTTTTAGGATCAACTGTTCGTTGCCATCCAAAGACATAATCTTTAGCTGTTACAGGTTTACCATCTGACCATTTAGCATCTTCACGTAATTTAATTTTGTAAGTCAAACCATCT
Coding sequences within it:
- a CDS encoding sucrose-specific PTS transporter subunit IIBC — encoded protein: MNHKKVAKEIQLALGEGNLVGAAHCATRLRLVVKDKEKINQTALDTNDDVKGTFEANGQYQIIIGPGDVDKVYKELISLTKVKEASTEDLKEIANSSGKKPNPFMQLIKVLSDIFVPIVPALVAGGLLMAINNVLTSQGLFGPQSVVEMYPNIKDLASIINLLSAAPFAFLPILVGFSATKRFGGNPYLGAAMGMAMVMPDLVNGYGVANAIAEGTMPYWNVFGMNIAQAGYQGSVLPVLAVAFILANLEKFFHRHISKALDFTFTPMLSIIITGFLTFAIVGPFMRGVSDGLTDSLVWLYEATGAFGMGIFGTFYSTIVITGLHQSFPAIETTLLADIAKTGGSFIFPVASMANVAQGGAALAVFFLTKNEKQKSLASSASLSAMLGITEPAIFGVNLKLKYPFICAMIASGIASAFIGFFHVLATAMGPASVIGFISIATPSIPAFMIGIVISIVISFTLTFMYGKKKMTEEAVMEEVMVEKAIGEKILTPVTGEIIDLKTVSDPVFSSEAMGKGVAIIPNSSDVYAPLSGEITALYESNHAYGMVTDSGVELLIHIGIDTVSMSENGFESFVSKGQKVAQGEKLGTFDRDKIKQNGLDSTVMLIVTNTSDYGKMTVTSQSTVNQNETVLIVEK
- a CDS encoding sucrose-6-phosphate hydrolase; the protein is MTQLINEWTRELRYQPYDSWHTDYTQQLKNTVKKAPWRLDYHVQPNTGLLNDPNGFSYFNNKWHLFYQYYPFGPVHGLKSWYHLTSDNLIDWVNEGVAIEPTNQFDSHGVYSGTALPIDDSLFLAYSGNVRDENWQRKSYQLGAKMSKEGHMQKLEHPLIDFPIKGYTDHVRDPQIIPYEEGYLMILGAQDTNEKGQVILFQSENLTNWEFIGNLDYADEEMGFMVECPNLLFIEEKPLLIFCPQGLNKNVLPYDNIYPNTYILGSDFDLKTVTIKDATPLQQLDYGFDVYATQAFTNNNNRHLSVSWVGLPEVDYPSFKDGWAHCLSLVKELTIRNGKLHQFPIAETKELRQDKQLIEGTLSSENQILTQPKNNSYELNLSFDANSSGVIHLMRDESLDKSFKLTFDTKLGKLIVDRGQVGVPFAEAFGTTRELELTKYSSLELDIFVDQSIIEIFVNKGSEVITSRVFPNSNQTNLKIEGQGGSYFGTMYSLRKMKN
- a CDS encoding LacI family DNA-binding transcriptional regulator — encoded protein: MTIKLTDVAKKAGVSPTTVSRVINNYGSLSQKTIDKVHQAMEELNYVPNSLARSLQGKGTQLIGLIFPSISNPFYGELVEKIEENLFNKDYKVILCDSARDTEKERSYLRMLIGNKVDGVITGSHNLGIKEYENVSLPIVSFDRYLGDTVPIVGSDNFLGGQLATQALIDAGCQNIAIFSGKNDSMSPTNRRVDGYKMAISKADLCEHTFHFPSPTSPIVKSSEIKQILEEHDFDGIFCTDDLTAILTIQQLEKLNLNVPKDVKVIGYDGTQFIQNYYPHLATVAQPIDEYANLLVELLLEKIKHPEKELKNFELPVKVIKSSTL
- a CDS encoding ABC transporter ATP-binding protein, giving the protein MSEVKDKKLLLEVNNLKQHFNVGRSDEVKAVDDISFTIYEGETFGLVGESGCGKSTTGRSIIRLYQPTSGEIKYNGEDVAKIKGRQNLNQFRRDVQMIYQDPYASLNPRMKVKDIIAEGIDVHKLAKTDEDRTNRVNELLKTVGLDPSHGTRYPHEFSGGQRQRIGIARALAVEPKFIICDEPISALDVSIQAQVVNLLQELQEKEKLTYLFIAHDLSMVKYISDRIGVMYFGKLVEVGSAEEIYNNGLHPYTESLLSAIPLPDPDYERKRQRITYKPQADDGKTRMLKEIAPDHFVYCSDDEVEMYRNKLQEKKEQ
- the opp3C gene encoding oligopeptide ABC transporter permease, which gives rise to MEKLDIKNIPAEKFERISMDNNLDREKISAPSLNFMQDSWRRLKKNKGAVISLILLGIITLLAFGSIWVSPHDPTKQNPKYINLPPKIPGIGIDGFNGTAKVGGKRVDKYEQAKVPEGEYFYLGTDGLGRDELSRLLMGTRMSLIIAFVAAFLDLSIGVIYGLYSGMKGGRTDNVMQRILEVLSGVPNLVVMILMLMVFKPGLMSIILAMIVTGWITMARIVRAQALKIKDQEYVLAATTLGESQSKIAIKHILPNISGVIIVQMMFSIPSAIFFEAFLSFIGLGLTPPTASLGTLLNEGYKTFRFLPHLMWAPAITLSVIMICFNLLADGLRDAFDPKMND
- the opp3b gene encoding oligopeptide ABC transporter permease, which gives rise to MKNFAKFFLKRVMFMLITLWLITTITFFLMKLLPGSPYANQEKLSPEQIEMLNEQSGLDKPVIQQYGIYMGNIVQGDFGTSFQFKNQPVSKLLKERIGPSVQLGVQAIIFGTFVGIILGAIAAMKQNTWVDTLATLIAILGRSIPNFVFAVLLQYVFAIQLGILPIAKWDQGFISTILPTLALSMSPLADSARFIRTEMVEVLGSDYIELARAKGLSRTQVVFRHGLRNSLIPLITLLGPLAVALMTGSLVVENIFAIPGIGEQFVKSIMTNDYPTIMAVTIMFSAMLVVVILIVDLLYGIVDPRIRVSGGGKD
- a CDS encoding DUF3899 domain-containing protein; its protein translation is MKNKKKIAISIISLSLIIPLVTLLSKKEITTTYLSDNFFLVSLFFIIIGVTILVLSSGFFDFFQKNMKQLMWRRKSNEPKEYIPLSQIFEKKPVYWLSVGGTLLLISIIFAFLS
- a CDS encoding peptide ABC transporter substrate-binding protein: MKTKKMLSIGLLSTVVLTLAACGGGAGKDDSKGKDASKGEGKVSAKQEFSVNVTQEMPSADLSLNTDVIGSVALNNVYEGVYRIGKEQTPEPAGATEKAEVSEDGLTYKIKLREDAKWSDGKPVTAKDYVFGWQRTVDPKTQSEYAYLHEPVKNAAEITAGKKDKSELGIKAVSDYELEVTLEKATPYFDYLLAFTTYMPQREDIVEKYGKEYTTTSEKAVYNGPFKLADFDGPGTDTEWSYVKNDQYWDKETVKLDKINVSVVKEASTSLNLFESGKAEDIILTGELAQQKSDDPQFVSEMKASSRYIELNQRDDKSEFKNEDLRKAISYAIDREALANQILADGSVASKGLVPKDVAKDPKGGKDFTEEAGSELGYDSKKAKEHWEKAKKDLGKETIKVDLLASDTDSSKKAIEFLKGSLEEELPGLKVNLSPVPFSVRLDRSNKGDFSMVYGGWIADYPDPSSFLDLFTGDNSYNRGRYSNPEYDKLIKEASTTNVNDPEKRWEDMINAEKLITKEVGVVPLIQEAEAHLRSDKVKGVVSHPSGAMFDYKWAYKVD